The Halichondria panicea chromosome 10, odHalPani1.1, whole genome shotgun sequence region aaagaAGCCTATAGGAACTATACTTGATccctgagcagctgtagcagtctacacacagacacagacacactatagtatatatctcgcttgcgcatgcatggGCACCGAGGCATACAAATGCAGTACTAAAACTCAATCTGTACAACTTATCAGGCTGCTTCCTATACTCCACAATAGGCACTGGTCAAGCACTATACTgtcagtacacacatacatacatacctgATGCTGATCTCCAGCGATCACAATCTTGGTAGTATCAGGATTAGCCAGAGAGAGGGGGGCAATAGCCTCAGGCTCCCGCATCTGGGCCCCCTCATCAATCAGAATATGAGTGAAGAATCGATCACCAAGATCTCTAACCAGCTCACGTACCATCATGCATGTCGACATCACAAGATGATTTTGCTGAACACTGAGAAATGTTTGGTCTGAGACAAAGCTTTGAATTGTTTTGTAGACATTATTTTCTTCCGTCCCGAAATACTTGAAGCCACGATCCTTCAGAATAATAACTTCAACGTCATCCTCTTTGCCAGACATTAAATTTTGATAGTGGTCATAAAAATTATCAACCGACTCTTGCTGTTGAGTGCACACTAGAATACGAGCAGGTTCCTGTTTGACATGAGCTTCAGTAAAGAAACAGCTGGCAGCCATTGCTAGGATACGCGTCTTTCCAGAACCAGACGGCCCCACGATTATATTAGGGGGACCTCGGGGGGAGCAGGTTAGAATGGATTCTAATGCAGCAAACTGATCAGGAGAACAGAGGTTTTCAAAAGGCCTAAGATTGATTCCAATATCAACTGGTTTTTGGCTGAACGTACGAGGAGTAGGTACAATCTTCTGGATAACATGTTCGGCTGCTTTCGATATACACGATTTCAGATTTCGGAAATATGAATGCTTTAACATAAACTTCACAACAACGCTTATTTGTGTAAGATTCCTGCTTCCCGCTGCTGGAAACCCATGTTGTAATTTCTGCTCCTCTTGGGCTTCAAAGCCAATATACAGCCTGTCTTCAGTATGGCTGTAGTTGTCTCGAAGGATATCAGCTTTACAGATCTTTACTTGGTCGAGGTTGTGGATATAAATCGAGCCTTGACTGGCTTGTGTTGCATATGCAACTTGGTCTCCATTGATGTCTTCCAGGTAGCCATAGCGACAATATTGAACATCGGATGGTCGTCTCAGAGCTGATGGTTCAGTTCCATTCCGATAGAGAAATATATCATACTCTCCATTGCATCTGTGGGAGTGGTCAAACAATGACGATGTGTATGACAATTATGTCTAAACACTTTTCAACTTACTTTTCATCAAGCACCCTCTGATGCTCCTTTTCCTCCAGTTTGAGCAGTTCAATAAACTTGCTCTTATAGTTCTCCGTAGATAGGGGGGCATGTACTACGTCTGGAATTCGAACATCCTGAGGCTCACTGGCTGGAGAATGTAGGTGAGGCTGGACATACTTGGGGTTGGGGGGTGACGACATTTGGGGCTTACTACCAGAATGAGCAACCTGTCGAAAAATCGCCCTGccattatacatgtgtacagaaTATTTAAAGTATATTTGCATTGAGTTtggccccggaagttatgtggtctattatggcttcatttatgctttatttggtggacaagtatgcctgggacttctacatggaaaatgctaacatTTAGCTGGTtggctctacagcatatagatagaagcgctttttaataaggaatccaatggtatatgaaactttgaagtatgataaagttatgacaactttatgaaggccaaactcaacacaaatagactttagtcaTACACTGTAATGGTCATGGGGGGTGGGACTCACGGGAGGGGGTCGAGGCGGTACTTGTTGAGGAAAACCAGTAGCAGGCCTGTTTTTGATATTGTGGGATGGAGACACACGTATTTGTCGCTGAGCTTCAACAGTTCTTTGTTGCTGAATTGGTTGATTGTGCGTTATAAATTGTGACTGATGCAAATATTCTTGTACCTTAGGAGTTGTTGGAGTTGATACTTTACGCTCTTGTTGATAGTCACCACCCACTGATTCAGAATGAGTTGAGCTTTCAGAATGCGACCGACTCTCACTCCTGGAACGTGGATAACCTCTCCCTTGAGACTGCTGCTGTGGGCTGACTTGGCGCCTGAAACGGGAGGGTGGTTTCTTTGCCCACGTGGCTTGTGCGGGCGATAAGCCGGAAACAGCAGAAGTTGGCGTGTTGACAACTACATATGAAAAGGGGTTATcagcagtacatgtacctgataaaactcagggtttcatccaatggggggggggggggggggggggcagaggTTAAGTGCTTAACTCAACTACAAACAGTTTCATTTTCCAATTAAAGGTCTTTGTGATTATATTTTGCCAAGCCGTTAGCACTCACAAAGTTCAATACTCCTAAATAATAcgtacatctacatgtatataactcactTCCAATCTTGCTGCCACTTAACTGGGCATTCCAAGCCTTCTGCTCTGCCTTGCCGTGTGCATACGTACACTCGTCCCCTTGATAACACGATCTGTCCGCATTCTTACATAAGATAAACCCTTTCCCTGGGGGTAACTTCTTTGGCAATGGTCTGATTTTTTCCAGCATATCCTTATCATTGACTGCTACATGAATTAGATCTTTTACCGTGGAGGATTTGTGAGATGGTGAGCACTGGCACTGTGTGGTCAGGAGTTTTGTGTTCCAGGGCATGACTTCAAAACTATCCTTACAGACCAAACCATAGAAAGGTGCTTGTTTTGATCTTCTACGAGCCATGATCTAATGCCGCCTTTAGTTTTGTGGCTCTGCTGGCACAGCAGAAAATATCCAGCTGCGCTGGTACTCAGAGTGGTAAGGGTATCCCCCTCTCCTGAACTGGATCTAAACAAAAatgtgggtggagctggtcATTATTGCATCTCGGTAAATTTCATCTGTAATTCAAGTTGGGTGAAAGTATGAGAGGTGAATAGTGCCAAAAACGAATTTGCTGTGTTAGGAGGCGGCGGTGTTTACTTGGTGGCGGCGGCAGTTTTCAGTTGttggcggcggcttaacctccAGGGTGTGGCGGCGAGTGCAATTGGTGACggcatagatactgtacactccggagtgtacagtatctatggtgaCGGCAATGTGGttggtggcggcggcttagCCTCGAAAATGTAAAGGCCAGCCGTGAATATAGATGAGGTtagaaccacttgaccttagctaatagaGAAACAGAGGGTTGCTCCTGTgctagctagcctcgagaccatgaGCAGCCTGATATCAGGTCAGCGCTAGAGCAACTGTCTGGACTGGTCTTGACCACTCCACAATCCCTCccagacactaaaaacaagCTTGAGAAGTAGTCTGCCAAGATAACTTTAATTAGTTAAAGGTCAAGTGGTCCAACATTATCTTATTCACATCCACGTTAATatattcgaggctaagccgcCTCCACCAAGTAAACACCCGACGTAAcctcgaggttaagccgccgccaccgTAGATAGAGTCTCTACACTCTCATGCCGCCACCAAAAAACTATGGCGCTCCATTTGTTTCATTATTCAATAGCGAAAAATATTGTCAATGGCGAAATATGTtgacaatgatgtaatgtgATTGTCAATACTTGGGTTACctattgtcaatgattatccgattcattgtcaataactATCGTGatgtttgtcaataattgggtgcctattgtcaataattatccaattcattgtcaataaacTATCGTGATGTTGTCAATAATTGGGTTGCCTGTTGTCAATGATTATCtgattcattgtcaataatatcgtcatgtttgtcaataattgttggaattattgtcaataattatcatcattattgtcaatgattgctcaattttattgtcaataattatcatcatttattgtcaatgattgttCAAANNNNNNNNNNNNNNNNNNNNNNNNNNNNNNNNNNNNNNNNNNNNNNNNNNNNNNNNNNNNNNNNNNNNNNNNNNNNNNNNNNNNNNNNNNNNNNNNNNNNNNNNNNNNNNNNNNNNNNNNNNNNNNNNNNNNNNNNNNNNNNNNNNNNNNNNNNNNNNNNNNNNNNNNNNNNNNNNNNNNNNNNNNNNNNNNNNNNNNNNTacggtgtataattatgtagcactGCTTGTACTGTGTTGTAGCCACACTGTATTGTATTTCGATCTCTAGCAATTGCATACTTTACATTACATGTATTGgagagacaataattataattatagacattgactactacatgtacctacacattgtacattgttgaatataatttttatgatatCATGTGCTCGTTCTTCCCCCTGCAGGGTCTCAGCTGCCTTGCTTTGGTCATGGTCCGTCCACTGTGAGACAAATGAGAGAGAGATTTCACATGAGTCTAACGGAGAAGCAACTCGAATTATTAGTGGACAGTATGATAGAATCTAGTGTTCGCTCGTTAACTACCAAACTTTACGATCGCTTTCAATATCTAACAAATGGCATTTTATAACAGCACATTTGTTCGTTTTTTTACCTGCCTTATCGtggctgtgtatgtgtgactattattattattattatgattaaaTAATGGTAATGATCGTCAAAATGTATTATGCTGTGTGTTTCCATAGTaactaaacaaaataatgcaaAACTCCTTTACCCAATAATGGCGTCTTTACAAGAACAGTTGGTCATTATACAAGAGAATCAAAAGATGAGGTTCAAAGAAAGAAGCGTATGCAAAGATGTTCCTAATAGTGAGGGCCATCTTGATCTCGAGCTAAAAACAATCACTGAGCTAAAGCCACCTCCTGAAGAGACAGAATCTAACTATGAAGCGAACGAAATCGATGTGGAATTCCTACAGACACAAGTTGAGACTATACAACTTGAGAACTCACAACTGAAATCTCGACTGAAACAAACCGAATCAAAACTGGTCCAAGTGAACCATCAGAGAGAGGAGGAACGCAGGGCAATGGGCGGGTCTAGCTCCACCGTCACTCAGCGGATTGTCGAACTATCCAAAAAGAATCGGGAATTAAATGCAGAAGTAGCGTCGGAACGTAATAAAGTTAGAGAAATCCAAGTCAAACTGAAGAGACGAGAGGCTGATATAGCCAGTTTAGAAATGCAATCTCATTGTAAACAAAAATCTGAAATGGAAGTTGAGCAGGAGAGTCTTCAATCGATGGTCGATCAATTAAAGGAACAGCTCCAATTATCCAACCAAAAGAGAGCGGAATATCGAAACGAATGTCAGACGCTCAAACAAGACTTGAAGTTAGCACATAGAGTGATCTCCAGGGAAGTTGGTGAGGGGATGAACGTGTCTAGGTTGCTAAAGAGTGGTGGTGGATGGAGAGGACGATCACAACAGATTATGGCATTACAGAATAAGATTGGAGAGCTGCAACAACAATTAGACCAAACTGGAAGAACTAAAAAACAGTATGCTGGTACTCCATCTCGAGTTAATGCTGATCACCGACAAGTATCCACACTCAAGAAGCTTGAAGACACAAAGAAACGAAGCCTTGAACTAGCACAGAACGAACTTGGCTCAATACAGGTTGAATATTTAAAGCTCCAACAGCAATACTCAGCACTCAAGTCTAGGAACAAAATTCTAACGGCAGAGTTGAAGTCGATCAAGTCCCACATTTCTGGAAGGCTTCaaccacccacccccacaccacaGTCACAGCTGGCCTATCGACCACCCTCTAATGAGAGCATACAAGACCGGGACAAAATGAGAGTTTTGGAGCAAAGAAATCAGAGACTGCAAACACAGTTAACAAAGTGTCTAAGTGAACTTCAATCGCTCAAAGAGAATGGACGTTTAGTTCCTCATTCAAGGCAACCAAAGAGTGCCCCATTACCTCCACTTGCTCTTAATAGGGGTGGTGGCACACGCTCAGTAACCAGGAAAATGGTGTTAGTTGGAGAACAAGAATACTCTGATGTTGAAAAGGATGCTTTAACTCGAGTGGATCACATGGAAAAAGAGAGGCTGTTTGAGTTGACACTATCTCTACAACAACGATTGGACTTGTGCAATGACAAAGTTGTAAATGCTGAAACAGAACTGCGTAATCTGAGACAACGCTACTCTAGTAAAGACAGGACAAAGACCACCTCCTCTGTAGGGGAGCTTGAAGAGAGACTGGAGATTACAAAGGACGAGAATGAAGTTCTCAAAGAGACGCTGGAGGCTACCAGACAAGAGAAGCTAGCAGACATTAAACTACTACAAGAGCTTATTAGAGAAACTAAGTCTATGTTTGTGGACAGTGTTAGGCAATTTTGTGCTGTGCAAAGCTCATAATGTTATTATCACATAAACATAATGTATTCATTGAAACAAAGTTGAAAGTGCTGAAAAACAAAACTGCATGATCTGAACGCTAGATAAGATAAGCTAGCAGACATTACACTACTCCAGGAGCTAGTAGGCCCCGATAGattatgctttttttcacccattattctattcttgaattcttgaaaaatgtgcctcataaaaaatccgattattctcaaaaatgtgcttaagaCGTAGATACGAACATAATTAATAATCATGATTCTCAGTGTTAATTTTCTGacttgataataattattcatcaaaactttaattaatgtattaccgaaaatggacattgatgcctattattcacgattattctttagacacctattatgctaaaattataattaatttatcagggcctaaaaCTAAGACTATGTTTGTGGACAGTGCATTAGGCAATTATGTGCTACGGAAATTTCATATGATCATGACTCAGACTGTAATGTTTCTATCATGTATAAAAGTTATAAacacagtgaataataatatatttacAAGATACATCTAACACAACAAAGGTAGACTAATGCAAAAAGTATAAAATTACAgtagggcacacacacactatgaatCAAAGCTAACAATTTAGCATGTAGTACACTAGAACTAAAGAATGTAATCGTCCTTGGCCTTCCTCACTTTCTTTGAAAGCTTCCGAAGGGAACTATTTGTAGATAATAACTCATCAGCTGTTGGTCTCTCGGCAGGGTTTGTTGCCAGTAATAGCTTCACCATTCTTGTCACACTGAGATGGTTCTCCTCGAATTTGGGAGGAAATTCTAGCTTGCGCAGAGCGGTGAGCACCTGTATagtcatgtgtgtgtttgtgtgtgagagtgggGATATGAGTGGGACTATTGAGCTAGGgagcacatacatacatgattTGATCAGGTGACATAGATATGACAATGCTACAGCTCAGCTACATACCAACTGTACCTGGTTTCTAGCTTCCATGAAATAGTGGAGCTCAAACAAGATGATCCCTAGAGCAAACATATCTGACTTTTCATCATACTTTTCTCCTTTGACTTGTTCTGGGCTCATGTACAGAAAGGTCCCAGCCTGCATACTGCCTTTAGAGTAGCTATTCGCTGAGCCGTGGTAATTGATAGTGTCTACACCTGTAGGGGCTGAACACCAAATATAATTTTCTAACTTTGTCATGTACTGTAATGCAtcgaagtataattattctgtgtataattagctataatttGTATTACTGTGGTTCATACGAACCTCCAGGTGGCATGGCCACTGTTCTTGCAAGACCAAAATCTCCAATTTTTAAACGGTCCTTCTCACCCCGAGAAAAAAATATGTTAGACGGCTTCAGATCTCGATGTACAATGCTCTTCTGATGAATGTACACCAGtgcttccaggatctgtaacAGTCTCATTAATAATTAAGGCAAAAACTGCAAATTTTAACCTGTTTGAAAAAGCTCAGAACCTGGCTCCTAGTTCGACTCTTCTCCTCACAGTTCTTGCCGAGCCAGGTGCGCAATGTGTCCCTCTCACAGAGCTCTGTCTGAATAAACAGGCAGGTTGGAGGATTAAGTGGAAGGGATGGTTGGATTTTAGGACATTCAGCATTGCTGTCTATAGTTTCTGTTAGCAAGGGTTGGGGAGCTTGAGAGTGGACAGGGAGAGAATCAGCATCGTTACTGTGAAATGAAAATATtacttaccgtatagcgagtattTTTATAGTTTTTAAGTAAATTACCAAATTACCAAAATGAGACTACTACTGAGTCAGCAGTTCGACAAGTCAGTCCAAAAGCACCTTGCGAGAGGTCAGAAGAAACAACATGTGTGTCAGTGGGGGTACTTGTTATAATATGGGTGGAGCTGGAAGTTGTGGACGTAGACCCCATTGTAGTTGTTACTGGGATCAGTGCAGTTGGTCTGAAGAAGAGGTGATATGAAACCAGAGTTCTACTCGTAGAGCACAACTATAGAAACTAGGATTTTTTAATAAGGAATACAAAATGGTTCTGCTCACGACTTATTATTGTCAAAATTAACACTCACAGTGAATTACTACTCTTCAGCATAGACCACAACTCTTCCTCTGTCCACCCATCTGGAGCTCTCTCCTTCCATGAATTGTAGTAACgtacaatgttggggtggttCAGCATAGCCAGTGTGGTGACTTCTTTCACCACCTTGTCTTGCTTCTTAGGGCTGTAAGGAGGCAAGAGCTGGTTCTATGCTGTAATTTGAGTCAAAGCATCACCATACTACTGTATTTTTATATACTCACACATCAGAGAGCTTGATTATCTTCAGTGCATAATCTGCTTGGTCCACCTTGTGCTTCACATGAAACACCACACCAAAGCCTCCCTTACCAATCTGGTCTTTTTTCTCATATTCATTCCATCTACTGCAGTAgaggactaataattatatatagccatgcaACACAGCTTGTAGAGCATGTCAATTAAGTGAACTCAGCCGGCTGCaatgcactatatatagatatatgTTCTAGTGCTTGCTCACCTGCTGGCAGCCATTGCACTAGTACCACTGCTGTTCTAAAGGGAGTATTTATACATTATGAAACACGTGCAGCTAATACAGTGACATAATCTGCTAACCTGCACAGTCGTTGAGGGTAAAGAATGTTGAAGGAGATCATCTGTAAGCAAATAATCTCACGTACAAACAACACACGACAATTTGgatttgttataattatgtatatattatagagaGAGCTTACCTTGCGGAGGAAGTGGTTGTAATGGGAAGTCACCTTCATCAATCATAC contains the following coding sequences:
- the LOC135342296 gene encoding coiled-coil domain-containing protein 13-like, translating into MASLQEQLVIIQENQKMRFKERSVCKDVPNSEGHLDLELKTITELKPPPEETESNYEANEIDVEFLQTQVETIQLENSQLKSRLKQTESKLVQVNHQREEERRAMGGSSSTVTQRIVELSKKNRELNAEVASERNKVREIQVKLKRREADIASLEMQSHCKQKSEMEVEQESLQSMVDQLKEQLQLSNQKRAEYRNECQTLKQDLKLAHRVISREVGEGMNVSRLLKSGGGWRGRSQQIMALQNKIGELQQQLDQTGRTKKQYAGTPSRVNADHRQVSTLKKLEDTKKRSLELAQNELGSIQVEYLKLQQQYSALKSRNKILTAELKSIKSHISGRLQPPTPTPQSQLAYRPPSNESIQDRDKMRVLEQRNQRLQTQLTKCLSELQSLKENGRLVPHSRQPKSAPLPPLALNRGGGTRSVTRKMVLVGEQEYSDVEKDALTRVDHMEKERLFELTLSLQQRLDLCNDKVVNAETELRNLRQRYSSKDRTKTTSSVGELEERLEITKDENEVLKETLEATRQEKLADIKLLQELIRETKSMFVDSVRQFCAVQSS